GGTAAAGTTAAGTTTGCATCAACTTTAGTTGCCTGTGCTGGGGATTTTGCCACAACGACCTTCGCTTTCTCAAGCAGTTTGTCACCAATTCTGTAACCCCAACTAACGCATCTAACGATATTTCCTGGTATGATATCTGATTCTTCTTCATCAACTGCTTCATGAAAACTTTCATTAAGTGATTCATCTGCTTGTGGAATTATCCGCTCCATTCCTAAATCCATGACAGTGTGAGCGAATCCATCTAATATTCTATTTATTAACCGTCTATTTTCATCTGTTTCGTAATCAACTGCTCTCTCTAGTAAACGAAAAAACTCTGTTGTAGCCTGTTCCCAATGGTGAATTTTTCGTTGCAGTTCGCCATTTTTCTGCCGTTGCTCCATGAGCATTTTTTCCACAGAGTTTCTAAAATCGTCCAGTTCTCCCAACGTTTGTTCAAGTTTATCGTATAATTCTTTAATAGCACTGCTGTTGTCTAAAATGGCGTTAGTGTTTGTGTAATAGGCACGTTGTAATTTTTTTTGCTCCTCTATATATTTATTCATAGTTTCCTCAAGAGAATTTTCTATATGCTTCTTTAAGTTTTCATCTAGAAATTTATGTAAAGCCTCATTGATAGACTGACGTAAAGGTTCATCTAAATTTTGAAAATTTTTGTTGTTGTTCTTTTTTGAATTCATTTAAATTATCCAATAAAAGCTAGTATTTTTGTGTAAAATAGGCAACATAATAATGAGGTAGACATCACTGCTAATAATAGCGAATTGCTACCACTGATAACAAGGCGATGAGCGATTAGCCGATAGCCATTTGCAAACTTCCGCAATAGGGTTTATTTATATACAGCTTTGTCCTAACTTTTTCACTAGTAGCAGCCTAATTTAAATTGCATATTTACTCCCATTCCTGCAATTGCTCAGTTGTATTGCGAAGTAAGGAATTTAGCTGTTCACGACGGGTTTCAAAGTTAGCAGCAATCGATATCAATAGAATACCGACGAGCAAGCCAACAACCCATTTGAAAAATGGGTAACGCAAGCTGAAAATGACTAGCTGATAGAAACTTGTGATGAAAAAGGTGGCTGTACCAACATAGAGAAAAGCTCGCACGCGCAAAGCTAATCCTGCAAAAATAGCGACAAGACTAAAAATTCCTGGTACAAATGCTGCATCTTGATCAAAGATAATTGCCCATCCACAAATCAAACCGCAGCCTAGTATCCGCAACCAATGGCGACTTGTTTTCATTTGCGGTAGTTTTAGGCGAGGGTCGAATTGGGCAACATACAGCAGCGATAAGCCAATGGGTGTAACATACCACAAATCACCAGTCAGATGTAAGCCTGAAAACCAACTCCACAGCGCCCAATCAATCAGCGCTACACTGACATAGGTAAAACGGAATTTCTCCGAAATTTTGGCAACAAACGCATAGAAGCCAGCTGTAATCAGCAAGCCAACAGGGTAAATTTCCCCTCGACTTTCCCACAGATATATTAATGGCAAGATATATGCGGCGTTTTGCCAAGGTCTTTTAGACCAACCCCAACGCTCCCAAGGTAGGATGTAGAGAAAGTAGGCAACAACAGAGGCAATAGGCGCTCTCCAAGGAAGTAATGGTCCAGCAAACCATTGTCCCACTGCTGTATAAATCCAGTAAACTCTGAGCGCAGCTATCTCTAACAAGCCGAGGTAAACCCAGATTTCTGCCATCCTGAACTGCGGATGGTGGCGTCCTTGAAAGATGGCATAGCGAATCAAAAACACCCCTGTTCCCAAGCCCACAAGGCGGTTGATTGCAATGGGAGTGAAGGTGGCAGAAAGTAACAAGCAGCTACTCACAGCCCAGTGAACATGAGCAACGACTTTCAGTTCTTCAGTGGTTAGGCGTAAGTAGTCTATAAGCCAAGGCGAGAGAATGCGATATGCATACATAATGCCAGTGCCAAGAACAGACATGGCAATTAAGCCATCACCGAATGCTCCTCCTGAGATTTGTAAGAGCTGGTAGAGTAAAAGTTCATATGCCGAGATTGATACCCCGACGAGTCCCAAATACACCAACGGTTTTAATTCTTGGCGGCGTCGCCCGACTCCAAGAGCAATTAAAGCTACAGCAAGGGTTGATAAGCCTGTCCAATTGGCAAAGGTGTGCCCGCGCAACGCGACACCAAATACACCATACACTAGGGGCAGAATGTGCCAGCGGTTGGGAAGTTGTTCAACTCGGTGTTGTCTTTGCCACCACTCCCCTAAAAGCTGAGTTATCAAACCTAAGGCGATGTTTGCAATTGTAATTTTGATAATGGAAGCCTCGCCAAAACCCACGACTTCGGCAATTATCAATTCCAAACACCATCCGATACCATAAAAACCCCAATTGGTAGGTTGCTGCCAACTGCGATAAACAATTCCTCCTAAAATTATTGCAGAGGAAATTAAGTACAAAAATCCAGGTTGAGCAAGCCTTTGGTAAACAAGCAGCGAATGAAGACTCAGCAGCAACAACTCAACACTGCATAATGCGATCGCCCACTTATCGGTTGCTTCTGCATAAATAGCTACTAATTCGCTCTCTCTCCTCCTTAACAATTTATGAATTAACCATAAGCCAATAGTGCATACTGCTCCTACTAAAAACCAGTCATCTAAAGACAATCGCGGCAAACCAGGCACACCTTCCCATAACAAGGCAGCGATGAAACCTAGTCCAAAACCCACAGTAATTAGCGCAGATATTTTGTGTCTTATGTAGTAAGTATTGACGAACATCAAAGCGCTAGCGACAGCCAAACCGATTAATCTACCTCCAGATAGTGGTAAAGTCAGTGACTGAGAAATTCCCAAGGCGGCGACACTCAACCAACCGTTGAGAGAGGGACGTACTACCGCACGAGCTGAGTTTTTAAACCCCAGAATAGCAATCCCTGTGAGAGTAACAGGGGTAATTAGCCAAATTAGACCCCAATTCTCACTACCATTATCAAAGCCAGACCAGGCTAATTGAGCATTCATCCATAATAGAGCGTAGCTAGATGCCGCAAGTCCCAAACCCAGGTGCCAAGCACTGCGTTGCCAGACTCTGTTGCCTAAACAACTAAATAACCACTCTGCAACAGCGACTGCTAACAAAATGCTTGCCCAGACTTCTTCACCTAGATTAGGAAGTAAGCGGTCAATGATTGAGCAAAGCGTCAGCACTCCAGTAATCTGAGTCATGTACACTAGACTCATTCTCACAGGAAACCGCCGCTGGCTGACACTCCATAAAGTGATTGTGGATAAGAGTAAATTCAAGGAGCGCAAGGTGGGATTTACCAAACTCACCACAGTCAGCGAACTTGCAAACACCAGCGTTAACTTTTCCCCAAAACTAGCCAATTGTACCTTATCAGCATGGTAAAGCCTATCGCTTAACGCCACCATGAAAACGACATAGGGAAATAACGCCACACCCAATAATACCCAAGGTCTATTCTGAGAATAAGTCAGTTGAGTACCAGTGGCGATCGCCCATTGCTGTAATTGAGAAGGCAG
The sequence above is a segment of the Mastigocladopsis repens PCC 10914 genome. Coding sequences within it:
- a CDS encoding nucleotide exchange factor GrpE gives rise to the protein MNSKKNNNKNFQNLDEPLRQSINEALHKFLDENLKKHIENSLEETMNKYIEEQKKLQRAYYTNTNAILDNSSAIKELYDKLEQTLGELDDFRNSVEKMLMEQRQKNGELQRKIHHWEQATTEFFRLLERAVDYETDENRRLINRILDGFAHTVMDLGMERIIPQADESLNESFHEAVDEEESDIIPGNIVRCVSWGYRIGDKLLEKAKVVVAKSPAQATKVDANLTLPANE